A region of the Diceros bicornis minor isolate mBicDic1 chromosome 30, mDicBic1.mat.cur, whole genome shotgun sequence genome:
ggttTATGTACAGATATACTATGCATTTTGAAGTAAATAACATCTATTGTAGACATTTGACAGACTCCAAATAATACTTTCTTAATCTATTACCTTGGGCCATGGTGGAAATATCTATTTGGCCAAATAATCTGCTTACTGGATATGATTTTTTTCACAATAACTTCAAAAACTAGAAATTTACTATAAGATTTTATATAATTCCTTAAAATCTGATCTTATTCAATGGGCAGAAATGCTGAagcaatttatcaattttaggaatatttaattcttttgtgTTTCAATATTCCAATAAAGGTTATGCAATTGAGATTAACTTATTTTCATTGAAGGGAATATGACTAcaataaagttataaaattttatatttactgtTATGAAATAAGATATTTCTCTTAGAAAACACACGAAAAGTTTAACTATATCTTGAATTTCAATATATGCCCCATAatcattaataaaatttataagtaTCAGTGCCTGATTTATGGACACCTGTAAACTCTCAGTTCACTGGGGATCTGAATAGTGAAATTGTTAAATTGTTGAATCAGTGCATGGATCTtagatgggttttgacaacttggaagacaatttggattTGGGATTCAAATTTTTATAATGGAGGTAAATAAACGTGTACTTAAAAAGCATCATCCTTGTTGAAGTGCTACAACACTTTCTTCTATAAGCttggaagaataaaaatgaaaagtaaaaataaatcataaaatactAACTAAATGTACAAAGGCCAAAGGCACCAACGCTTTTTCCAAAGGGAATTCAAAGTGCCTCAATACAATTTTGGATTTATAACTTGGGGAAAAGAAGCTTCATTTATTACCTTTCTATATACCACAAAATTCCTGATACTTTTTAATAAATCTGTAATATCTTTATTCAAGAAAATGCCTAATAGTGTAGTCATAACTGAATTGAATATAAAGTAATAATGAATACTTGAAATAATTTTCTGTGAATAAGAAGAATTGTATAGTTGCCCAGAAATATGTTATTCCAAAAATGTGTAAACAATGAGTGACATCTTTAGAAGTGAATGAAAAAATGGTGGCATTAAAGAGAAGAATTTAGCAGACAGTAAAGCATGAAAATAATTAGGTAACTTGCTCTTCAGACTTGACCTTCCCTAACATCTTCATGAAAGCTCTGGCCACTTCCTTGTTGCGGAGGCTGTAGATGAGGGGATTCAGCATGGGAGTGAGGATGGTATAGAAGACAGACACCATCTTGTCCTGGGTTGGGGAACGATCAGAGGTGGGCCTCATGTATATGAACAAAGCTGCCCCATAGTACATTCCCACTACCATGAGGTGGGAGGAACAGGTGGCAAAAGCTTTGTGGCGACCCTCCCCAGATCCCATTCGAATGACAGCCAGAATAACACGAGTATAGGAAGCAATAATGATTGCTACAGGAAACACAATCATTATTACACAGCAGTAGAAAAGAACTTTTTCAAATGTTGATGTGTCATTGCATGAAATGATTAGCAAGGAAGGGAAATCACAGAAGAAGTGGGCTATTTCCCGGGACCCACAATAGGAGAAGGAAAATGTAGCTACTACATCAATGACACCATCAGTAGAGCCCAGGATCCAGGAAGAGGCAGTCATAAGTCCACAAATTTGGGGGCTCATGAGCTTGGGGTATCTCAGAGGGTGGCAAACGGCAATATAGCGGTCATAAGCCATGACTGCCAAGAGAAAGCATTCACAGCCAAGTAGTGatgtatagaaaaatatttgtgtggCACAACCTGCCACAGAAATGGACTTGCTGCCAGACAAGTAGTTGAAGGCCATCTTGGGTACAGTGGTGCAGACGAGCATGAGGTCCATGAGGGAGAGTTGGCTGAGGAGGAAGTACATAGGCGTGTGGAGCTGGGTGTCCAGGTAGATGAGG
Encoded here:
- the LOC131394580 gene encoding olfactory receptor 2M3, whose amino-acid sequence is MKSTFIMTWANQTFNSDFILLGIFDYSTTHIFLFSLILGIFTMAFIGNTAIVLLIYLDTQLHTPMYFLLSQLSLMDLMLVCTTVPKMAFNYLSGSKSISVAGCATQIFFYTSLLGCECFLLAVMAYDRYIAVCHPLRYPKLMSPQICGLMTASSWILGSTDGVIDVVATFSFSYCGSREIAHFFCDFPSLLIISCNDTSTFEKVLFYCCVIMIVFPVAIIIASYTRVILAVIRMGSGEGRHKAFATCSSHLMVVGMYYGAALFIYMRPTSDRSPTQDKMVSVFYTILTPMLNPLIYSLRNKEVARAFMKMLGKVKSEEQVT